The Eriocheir sinensis breed Jianghai 21 chromosome 4, ASM2467909v1, whole genome shotgun sequence genome has a segment encoding these proteins:
- the LOC127008354 gene encoding uncharacterized protein LOC127008354 isoform X12, producing the protein MAAFLTYKGCRLSHLSHLLTYKGCRLSHLSHLLTYKGCRLSHLSHLLTYKGCRLPHLSHLLTYKGCRLPHLSHLLTYKGCRLSHLSHLLTYKGCRLSHLSHLLTYKGCRLSHLSHLLTYKGCRLSHLSHLLTYKGCRLSHLSRLLTYKGCRLSHLSHLLTYKGCRLSHLSHLLTYKGCRLSHLSHLLTYKGCRLSHLSHLLTYKGCRLSHLSHLLTYKRCRLSHLSHLPTYKGCRFSNLSHLLTYKGCRLPHLSHLLTYKGCRLSHLSHLLTYKGCRLPHLSHLLIYKGCRLPHLLRLLTYKGCRLSHLSHLLTYKGRRLSHLLHLLTYKGCRLHHIY; encoded by the exons aTGGCAGCTTttttgacatacaaggggtgtaggttgtctcatttatcacatttactgacatacaaggggtgtaggttgtctcatttatcacatttactgacatacaaggggtgtag gttgtctcatttatcacatttactgacatacaaagggtgtaggttacctcatttatcacatttactgacatacaaggggtgtag GCtgcctcatttatcacatttactgacatacaaggggtgtaggttgtctcatttatcacatttactgacatacaaggggtgtaggttgtctcatttatcacatttactgacatacaaggggtgtag gttgtctcatttatcacatttactgacatacaaggggtgtaggttgtctcatttatcacatttactgacatacaaggggtgtag gttatctcatttatcacgtttactgacatacaaggggtgtaggttgtctcatttatcacatttactgacatacaaggggtgtaggttgtctcatttatcacatttactgacatacaaggggtgtaggttgtctcatttatcacatttactgacatacaaggggtgtaggttgtctcatttatcacatttactgacatacaaggggtgtaggttgtctcatttatcacatttactgacatacaagaggtgtaggttgtctcatttatcacatttaccgacatacaagggttgtAGGTTCTCAaacttatcacatttactgacatacaaggggtgtaggttacctcatttatcacatttactgacatacaaagggtgtaggttgtctcatttatcacatttactgacatacaaggggtgtaggttacctcatttatcacatttactgatatacaaggggtgtaggttacctcatttattacgtttactgacatacaaggggtgtaggttgtctcatttatcacatttactgacatacaaggggcgtaggttgtctcatttattacatttactgacatacaaggggtgtaggttacatcacatttactga
- the LOC127008354 gene encoding uncharacterized protein LOC127008354 isoform X13, with translation MAAFLTYKGCRLSHLSHLLTYKGCRLSHLSHLLTYKGCRLSHLSHLLTYKGCRLSHLSHLLTYKGCRLSHLSHLLTYKGCRLPHLSHLLTYKGCRLPHLSHLLTYKGCRLSHLSHLLTYKGCRLSHLSHLLTYKGCRLSHLSHLLTYKGCRLSHLSHLLTYKGCRLSHLSRLLTYKGCRLSHLSHLLTYKGCRLSHLSHLLTYKGCRLSHLSHLLTYKGCRLSHLSHLLTYKGCRLSHLSHLLTYKRCRLSHLSHLPTYKGCRFSNLSHLLTYKGCRLPHLSHLLTYKGCRLSHLSHLLTYKGCRLSHLSHLLTYKGRRLSHLLHLLTYKGCRLHHIY, from the exons aTGGCAGCTTttttgacatacaaggggtgtaggttgtctcatttatcacatttactgacatacaaggggtgtaggttgtctcatttatcacatttactgacatacaaggggtgtaggttgtctcatttatcacatttactgacatacaaggggtgtaggttgtctcatttatcacatttactgacatacaaagggtgtaggttgtctcatttatcacatttactgacatacaaagggtgtaggttacctcatttatcacatttactgacatacaaggggtgtag GCtgcctcatttatcacatttactgacatacaaggggtgtaggttgtctcatttatcacatttactgacatacaaggggtgtaggttgtctcatttatcacatttactgacatacaaggggtgtag gttgtctcatttatcacatttactgacatacaaggggtgtaggttgtctcatttatcacatttactgacatacaaggggtgtag gttatctcatttatcacgtttactgacatacaaggggtgtaggttgtctcatttatcacatttactgacatacaaggggtgtaggttgtctcatttatcacatttactgacatacaaggggtgtaggttgtctcatttatcacatttactgacatacaaggggtgtaggttgtctcatttatcacatttactgacatacaaggggtgtaggttgtctcatttatcacatttactgacatacaagaggtgtaggttgtctcatttatcacatttaccgacatacaagggttgtAGGTTCTCAaacttatcacatttactgacatacaaggggtgtaggttacctcatttatcacatttactgacatacaaagggtgtaggttgtctcatttatcacatttactgacatacaaggggtgtag gttgtctcatttatcacatttactgacatacaaggggcgtaggttgtctcatttattacatttactgacatacaaggggtgtaggttacatcacatttactga
- the LOC127008354 gene encoding uncharacterized protein LOC127008354 isoform X22 has protein sequence MAAFLTYKGCRLSHLSHLLTYKGCRLSHLSHLLTYKGCRLSHLSHLLTYKGCRLSHLSHLLTYKGCRLSHLSHLLTYKGCRLSHLSHLLTYKGCRLSHLSHLLTYKGCRLSHLSHLLTYKGCRLSHLSRLLTYKGCRLSHLSHLLTYKGCRLSHLSHLLTYKGCRLSHLSHLLTYKGCRLSHLSHLLTYKGCRLSHLSHLLTYKRCRLSHLSHLPTYKGCRFSNLSHLLTYKGCRLPHLSHLLTYKGCRLSHLSHLLTYKGCRLPHLSHLLIYKGCRLPHLLRLLTYKGCRLSHLSHLLTYKGRRLSHLLHLLTYKGCRLHHIY, from the exons aTGGCAGCTTttttgacatacaaggggtgtaggttgtctcatttatcacatttactgacatacaaggggtgtaggttgtctcatttatcacatttactgacatacaaggggtgtaggttgtctcatttatcacatttactgacatacaaggggtgtaggttgtctcatttatcacatttactgacatacaaagggtgtaggttgtctcatttatcacatttactgacatacaaagggtgtag gttgtctcatttatcacatttactgacatacaaggggtgtag gttgtctcatttatcacatttactgacatacaaggggtgtaggttgtctcatttatcacatttactgacatacaaggggtgtag gttatctcatttatcacgtttactgacatacaaggggtgtaggttgtctcatttatcacatttactgacatacaaggggtgtaggttgtctcatttatcacatttactgacatacaaggggtgtaggttgtctcatttatcacatttactgacatacaaggggtgtaggttgtctcatttatcacatttactgacatacaaggggtgtaggttgtctcatttatcacatttactgacatacaagaggtgtaggttgtctcatttatcacatttaccgacatacaagggttgtAGGTTCTCAaacttatcacatttactgacatacaaggggtgtaggttacctcatttatcacatttactgacatacaaagggtgtaggttgtctcatttatcacatttactgacatacaaggggtgtaggttacctcatttatcacatttactgatatacaaggggtgtaggttacctcatttattacgtttactgacatacaaggggtgtaggttgtctcatttatcacatttactgacatacaaggggcgtaggttgtctcatttattacatttactgacatacaaggggtgtaggttacatcacatttactga
- the LOC127008354 gene encoding uncharacterized protein LOC127008354 isoform X35: MAAFLTYKGCRLSHLSHLLTYKGCRLSHLSHLLTYKGCRLSHLSHLLTYKGCRLSHLSHLLTYKGCRLSHLSHLLTYKGCRLSHLSHLLTYKGCRLSHLSHLLTYKGCRLSHLSRLLTYKGCRLSHLSHLLTYKGCRLSHLSHLLTYKGCRLSHLSHLLTYKGCRLSHLSHLLTYKGCRLSHLSHLLTYKRCRLSHLSHLPTYKGCRFSNLSHLLTYKGCRLPHLSHLLTYKGCRLSHLSHLLTYKGCRLPHLSHLLIYKGCRLPHLLRLLTYKGCRLSHLSHLLTYKGRRLSHLLHLLTYKGCRLHHIY, encoded by the exons aTGGCAGCTTttttgacatacaaggggtgtaggttgtctcatttatcacatttactgacatacaaggggtgtaggttgtctcatttatcacatttactgacatacaaggggtgtaggttgtctcatttatcacatttactgacatacaaggggtgtaggttgtctcatttatcacatttactgacatacaaagggtgtag gttgtctcatttatcacatttactgacatacaaggggtgtag gttgtctcatttatcacatttactgacatacaaggggtgtaggttgtctcatttatcacatttactgacatacaaggggtgtag gttatctcatttatcacgtttactgacatacaaggggtgtaggttgtctcatttatcacatttactgacatacaaggggtgtaggttgtctcatttatcacatttactgacatacaaggggtgtaggttgtctcatttatcacatttactgacatacaaggggtgtaggttgtctcatttatcacatttactgacatacaaggggtgtaggttgtctcatttatcacatttactgacatacaagaggtgtaggttgtctcatttatcacatttaccgacatacaagggttgtAGGTTCTCAaacttatcacatttactgacatacaaggggtgtaggttacctcatttatcacatttactgacatacaaagggtgtaggttgtctcatttatcacatttactgacatacaaggggtgtaggttacctcatttatcacatttactgatatacaaggggtgtaggttacctcatttattacgtttactgacatacaaggggtgtaggttgtctcatttatcacatttactgacatacaaggggcgtaggttgtctcatttattacatttactgacatacaaggggtgtaggttacatcacatttactga
- the LOC127008354 gene encoding uncharacterized protein LOC127008354 isoform X44, which produces MAAFLTYKGCRLSHLSHLLTYKGCRLSHLSHLLTYKGCRLSHLSHLLTYKGCRLSHLSHLLTYKGCRLSHLSHLLTYKGCRLPHLSHLLTYKGCRLPHLSHLLTYKGCRLSHLSHLLTYKGCRLSHLSHLLTYKGCRLSHLSHLLTYKGCRLSHLSHLLTYKGCRLSHLSRLLTYKGCRLSHLSHLLTYKGCRLSHLSHLLTYKGCRLSHLSHLLTYKGCRLSHLSHLLTYKGCRLSHLSHLLTYKGCRLPHLSHLLIYKGCRLPHLLRLLTYKGCRLSHLSHLLTYKGRRLSHLLHLLTYKGCRLHHIY; this is translated from the exons aTGGCAGCTTttttgacatacaaggggtgtaggttgtctcatttatcacatttactgacatacaaggggtgtaggttgtctcatttatcacatttactgacatacaaggggtgtaggttgtctcatttatcacatttactgacatacaaggggtgtaggttgtctcatttatcacatttactgacatacaaagggtgtaggttgtctcatttatcacatttactgacatacaaagggtgtaggttacctcatttatcacatttactgacatacaaggggtgtag GCtgcctcatttatcacatttactgacatacaaggggtgtaggttgtctcatttatcacatttactgacatacaaggggtgtaggttgtctcatttatcacatttactgacatacaaggggtgtag gttgtctcatttatcacatttactgacatacaaggggtgtaggttgtctcatttatcacatttactgacatacaaggggtgtag gttatctcatttatcacgtttactgacatacaaggggtgtaggttgtctcatttatcacatttactgacatacaaggggtgtaggttgtctcatttatcacatttactgacatacaaggggtgtaggttgtctcatttatcacatttactgacatacaaggggtgtaggttgtctcatttatcacatttactgacatacaaggggtgtag gttgtctcatttatcacatttactgacatacaaggggtgtaggttacctcatttatcacatttactgatatacaaggggtgtaggttacctcatttattacgtttactgacatacaaggggtgtaggttgtctcatttatcacatttactgacatacaaggggcgtaggttgtctcatttattacatttactgacatacaaggggtgtaggttacatcacatttactga
- the LOC127008354 gene encoding uncharacterized protein LOC127008354 isoform X5 has product MAAFLTYKGCRLSHLSHLLTYKGCRLSHLSHLLTYKGCRLSHLSHLLTYKGCRLSHLSHLLTYKGCRLSHLSHLLTYKGCRLPHLSHLLTYKGCRLPHLSHLLTYKGCRLSHLSHLLTYKGCRLSHLSHLLTYKGCRLSHLSHLLTYKGCRLSHLSHLLTYKGCRLSHLSRLLTYKGCRLSHLSHLLTYKGCRLSHLSHLLTYKGCRLSHLSHLLTYKGCRLSHLSHLLTYKGCRLSHLSHLLTYKRCRLSHLSHLPTYKGCRFSNLSHLLTYKGCRLSHLSHLLTYKGCRLPHLSHLLIYKGCRLPHLLRLLTYKGCRLSHLSHLLTYKGRRLSHLLHLLTYKGCRLHHIY; this is encoded by the exons aTGGCAGCTTttttgacatacaaggggtgtaggttgtctcatttatcacatttactgacatacaaggggtgtaggttgtctcatttatcacatttactgacatacaaggggtgtaggttgtctcatttatcacatttactgacatacaaggggtgtaggttgtctcatttatcacatttactgacatacaaagggtgtaggttgtctcatttatcacatttactgacatacaaagggtgtaggttacctcatttatcacatttactgacatacaaggggtgtag GCtgcctcatttatcacatttactgacatacaaggggtgtaggttgtctcatttatcacatttactgacatacaaggggtgtaggttgtctcatttatcacatttactgacatacaaggggtgtag gttgtctcatttatcacatttactgacatacaaggggtgtaggttgtctcatttatcacatttactgacatacaaggggtgtag gttatctcatttatcacgtttactgacatacaaggggtgtaggttgtctcatttatcacatttactgacatacaaggggtgtaggttgtctcatttatcacatttactgacatacaaggggtgtaggttgtctcatttatcacatttactgacatacaaggggtgtaggttgtctcatttatcacatttactgacatacaaggggtgtaggttgtctcatttatcacatttactgacatacaagaggtgtaggttgtctcatttatcacatttaccgacatacaagggttgtAGGTTCTCAaacttatcacatttactgacatacaaggggtgtag gttgtctcatttatcacatttactgacatacaaggggtgtaggttacctcatttatcacatttactgatatacaaggggtgtaggttacctcatttattacgtttactgacatacaaggggtgtaggttgtctcatttatcacatttactgacatacaaggggcgtaggttgtctcatttattacatttactgacatacaaggggtgtaggttacatcacatttactga
- the LOC127008354 gene encoding uncharacterized protein LOC127008354 isoform X29, with translation MAAFLTYKGCRLSHLSHLLTYKGCRLSHLSHLLTYKGCRLSHLSHLLTYKGCRLSHLSHLLTYKGCRLSHLSHLLTYKGCRLPHLSHLLTYKGCRLPHLSHLLTYKGCRLSHLSHLLTYKGCRLSHLSHLLTYKGCRLSHLSHLLTYKGCRLSHLSHLLTYKGCRLSHLSRLLTYKGCRLSHLSHLLTYKGCRLSHLSHLLTYKGCRLSHLSHLLTYKGCRLSHLSHLLTYKGCRLPHLSHLLTYKGCRLSHLSHLLTYKGCRLPHLSHLLIYKGCRLPHLLRLLTYKGCRLSHLSHLLTYKGRRLSHLLHLLTYKGCRLHHIY, from the exons aTGGCAGCTTttttgacatacaaggggtgtaggttgtctcatttatcacatttactgacatacaaggggtgtaggttgtctcatttatcacatttactgacatacaaggggtgtaggttgtctcatttatcacatttactgacatacaaggggtgtaggttgtctcatttatcacatttactgacatacaaagggtgtaggttgtctcatttatcacatttactgacatacaaagggtgtaggttacctcatttatcacatttactgacatacaaggggtgtag GCtgcctcatttatcacatttactgacatacaaggggtgtaggttgtctcatttatcacatttactgacatacaaggggtgtaggttgtctcatttatcacatttactgacatacaaggggtgtag gttgtctcatttatcacatttactgacatacaaggggtgtaggttgtctcatttatcacatttactgacatacaaggggtgtag gttatctcatttatcacgtttactgacatacaaggggtgtaggttgtctcatttatcacatttactgacatacaaggggtgtaggttgtctcatttatcacatttactgacatacaaggggtgtaggttgtctcatttatcacatttactgacatacaaggggtgtaggttgtctcatttatcacatttactgacatacaaggggtgtag gttacctcatttatcacatttactgacatacaaagggtgtaggttgtctcatttatcacatttactgacatacaaggggtgtaggttacctcatttatcacatttactgatatacaaggggtgtaggttacctcatttattacgtttactgacatacaaggggtgtaggttgtctcatttatcacatttactgacatacaaggggcgtaggttgtctcatttattacatttactgacatacaaggggtgtaggttacatcacatttactga
- the LOC127008354 gene encoding uncharacterized protein LOC127008354 isoform X41 — MAAFLTYKGCRLSHLSHLLTYKGCRLSHLSHLLTYKGCRLSHLSHLLTYKGCRLSHLSHLLTYKGCRLSHLSHLLTYKGCRLSHLSHLLTYKGCRLSHLSHLLTYKGCRLSHLSRLLTYKGCRLSHLSHLLTYKGCRLSHLSHLLTYKGCRLSHLSHLLTYKGCRLSHLSHLLTYKGCRLSHLSHLLTYKRCRLSHLSHLPTYKGCRFSNLSHLLTYKGCRLPHLSHLLTYKGCRLSHLSHLLTYKGCRLPHLSHLLIYKGCRLPHLLRLLTYKGCRLSHLSHLLTYKGRRLSHLLHLLTYKGCRLHHIY, encoded by the exons aTGGCAGCTTttttgacatacaaggggtgtaggttgtctcatttatcacatttactgacatacaaggggtgtaggttgtctcatttatcacatttactgacatacaaggggtgtag gttgtctcatttatcacatttactgacatacaaagggtgtag gttgtctcatttatcacatttactgacatacaaggggtgtaggttgtctcatttatcacatttactgacatacaaggggtgtag gttgtctcatttatcacatttactgacatacaaggggtgtaggttgtctcatttatcacatttactgacatacaaggggtgtag gttatctcatttatcacgtttactgacatacaaggggtgtaggttgtctcatttatcacatttactgacatacaaggggtgtaggttgtctcatttatcacatttactgacatacaaggggtgtaggttgtctcatttatcacatttactgacatacaaggggtgtaggttgtctcatttatcacatttactgacatacaaggggtgtaggttgtctcatttatcacatttactgacatacaagaggtgtaggttgtctcatttatcacatttaccgacatacaagggttgtAGGTTCTCAaacttatcacatttactgacatacaaggggtgtaggttacctcatttatcacatttactgacatacaaagggtgtaggttgtctcatttatcacatttactgacatacaaggggtgtaggttacctcatttatcacatttactgatatacaaggggtgtaggttacctcatttattacgtttactgacatacaaggggtgtaggttgtctcatttatcacatttactgacatacaaggggcgtaggttgtctcatttattacatttactgacatacaaggggtgtaggttacatcacatttactga
- the LOC127008354 gene encoding uncharacterized protein LOC127008354 isoform X27, which translates to MAAFLTYKGCRLSHLSHLLTYKGCRLSHLSHLLTYKGCRLPHLSHLLTYKGCRLPHLSHLLTYKGCRLSHLSHLLTYKGCRLSHLSHLLTYKGCRLSHLSHLLTYKGCRLSHLSHLLTYKGCRLSHLSRLLTYKGCRLSHLSHLLTYKGCRLSHLSHLLTYKGCRLSHLSHLLTYKGCRLSHLSHLLTYKGCRLSHLSHLLTYKRCRLSHLSHLPTYKGCRFSNLSHLLTYKGCRLPHLSHLLTYKGCRLSHLSHLLTYKGCRLPHLSHLLIYKGCRLPHLLRLLTYKGCRLSHLSHLLTYKGRRLSHLLHLLTYKGCRLHHIY; encoded by the exons aTGGCAGCTTttttgacatacaaggggtgtaggttgtctcatttatcacatttactgacatacaaggggtgtag gttgtctcatttatcacatttactgacatacaaagggtgtaggttacctcatttatcacatttactgacatacaaggggtgtag GCtgcctcatttatcacatttactgacatacaaggggtgtaggttgtctcatttatcacatttactgacatacaaggggtgtaggttgtctcatttatcacatttactgacatacaaggggtgtag gttgtctcatttatcacatttactgacatacaaggggtgtaggttgtctcatttatcacatttactgacatacaaggggtgtag gttatctcatttatcacgtttactgacatacaaggggtgtaggttgtctcatttatcacatttactgacatacaaggggtgtaggttgtctcatttatcacatttactgacatacaaggggtgtaggttgtctcatttatcacatttactgacatacaaggggtgtaggttgtctcatttatcacatttactgacatacaaggggtgtaggttgtctcatttatcacatttactgacatacaagaggtgtaggttgtctcatttatcacatttaccgacatacaagggttgtAGGTTCTCAaacttatcacatttactgacatacaaggggtgtaggttacctcatttatcacatttactgacatacaaagggtgtaggttgtctcatttatcacatttactgacatacaaggggtgtaggttacctcatttatcacatttactgatatacaaggggtgtaggttacctcatttattacgtttactgacatacaaggggtgtaggttgtctcatttatcacatttactgacatacaaggggcgtaggttgtctcatttattacatttactgacatacaaggggtgtaggttacatcacatttactga
- the LOC127008354 gene encoding uncharacterized protein LOC127008354 isoform X14: MAAFLTYKGCRLSHLSHLLTYKGCRLSHLSHLLTYKGCRLSHLSHLLTYKGCRLSHLSHLLTYKGCRLSHLSHLLTYKGCRLPHLSHLLTYKGCRLPHLSHLLTYKGCRLSHLSHLLTYKGCRLSHLSHLLTYKGCRLSHLSHLLTYKGCRLSHLSHLLTYKGCRLSHLSRLLTYKGCRLSHLSHLLTYKGCRLSHLSHLLTYKGCRLSHLSHLLTYKGCRLSHLSHLLTYKGCRLSHLSHLLTYKRCRLSHLSHLPTYKGCRFSNLSHLLTYKGCRLPHLSHLLIYKGCRLPHLLRLLTYKGCRLSHLSHLLTYKGRRLSHLLHLLTYKGCRLHHIY, translated from the exons aTGGCAGCTTttttgacatacaaggggtgtaggttgtctcatttatcacatttactgacatacaaggggtgtaggttgtctcatttatcacatttactgacatacaaggggtgtaggttgtctcatttatcacatttactgacatacaaggggtgtaggttgtctcatttatcacatttactgacatacaaagggtgtaggttgtctcatttatcacatttactgacatacaaagggtgtaggttacctcatttatcacatttactgacatacaaggggtgtag GCtgcctcatttatcacatttactgacatacaaggggtgtaggttgtctcatttatcacatttactgacatacaaggggtgtaggttgtctcatttatcacatttactgacatacaaggggtgtag gttgtctcatttatcacatttactgacatacaaggggtgtaggttgtctcatttatcacatttactgacatacaaggggtgtag gttatctcatttatcacgtttactgacatacaaggggtgtaggttgtctcatttatcacatttactgacatacaaggggtgtaggttgtctcatttatcacatttactgacatacaaggggtgtaggttgtctcatttatcacatttactgacatacaaggggtgtaggttgtctcatttatcacatttactgacatacaaggggtgtaggttgtctcatttatcacatttactgacatacaagaggtgtaggttgtctcatttatcacatttaccgacatacaagggttgtAGGTTCTCAaacttatcacatttactgacatacaaggggtgtag gttacctcatttatcacatttactgatatacaaggggtgtaggttacctcatttattacgtttactgacatacaaggggtgtaggttgtctcatttatcacatttactgacatacaaggggcgtaggttgtctcatttattacatttactgacatacaaggggtgtaggttacatcacatttactga